Proteins from a genomic interval of Diaphorobacter sp. HDW4A:
- the accD gene encoding acetyl-CoA carboxylase, carboxyltransferase subunit beta yields the protein MSWLEKLLPSKIQQTDPAERRQMPEGLWIKCPSCESVLYKNDLELNQMVCPTCGHHHRIGARARLDAFLDPEGRYEIGQEVLPVDPLKFKDSRKYPERLKEALEHTGETDALIVMGGAVKSINVVAACFEFEFMGGSMGSVVGERFVRGVETAIEQKVPFICFTATGGARMQEGLLSLMQMAKTNAALTRLAKKGLPYISVLTDPTMGGVSAGFAFVGDIVIAEPKALIGFAGPRVIESTVRVKLPEGFQRAEFLQTKGAVDFICDRRELRQTIAQSLAMLQRLPADSVA from the coding sequence ATGTCCTGGCTCGAAAAACTGCTGCCATCCAAGATTCAGCAGACAGATCCCGCTGAACGCCGCCAGATGCCCGAAGGCCTCTGGATCAAGTGTCCCAGCTGCGAATCCGTGCTCTACAAGAACGATCTGGAACTCAACCAGATGGTCTGTCCGACCTGTGGTCACCACCACCGTATCGGTGCGCGTGCACGTCTGGACGCCTTCCTCGATCCGGAAGGCCGCTACGAAATCGGTCAGGAAGTGCTGCCAGTCGATCCGCTCAAGTTCAAGGACAGCCGCAAGTACCCCGAGCGCCTGAAAGAGGCGCTCGAACACACCGGCGAGACCGATGCGCTCATCGTCATGGGCGGTGCGGTCAAGAGCATCAACGTGGTCGCGGCCTGCTTCGAATTCGAATTCATGGGCGGCTCGATGGGCTCGGTGGTTGGCGAGCGCTTCGTGCGCGGCGTCGAAACCGCCATCGAACAGAAGGTGCCTTTCATCTGCTTCACCGCCACCGGCGGCGCGCGCATGCAAGAAGGCCTGCTCTCGCTTATGCAGATGGCCAAGACCAACGCCGCACTCACACGCCTGGCCAAAAAGGGCCTGCCCTACATCAGCGTTCTGACCGACCCCACCATGGGCGGCGTCTCCGCAGGTTTCGCCTTCGTGGGCGACATCGTGATCGCCGAGCCCAAGGCCCTGATCGGCTTTGCCGGCCCACGCGTGATCGAATCCACCGTGCGCGTGAAGCTGCCAGAAGGCTTCCAGCGCGCCGAGTTCCTGCAGACCAAGGGTGCCGTCGACTTCATCTGCGACCGCCGCGAGCTACGCCAGACCATCGCCCAATCCCTCGCGATGCTGCAGCGCCTGCCAGCCGACTCCGTGGCCTGA
- the trpA gene encoding tryptophan synthase subunit alpha — MSRIDDTFEKLKSEGRSALIPYVTAGYPFAQITPSLMHGMVEGGADVIELGVPFSDPMADGPVIQKAGDRAIANGVNLKQVLAHVREFRQKNQTTPVVLMGYANPVERYDQSHGVDAFVNDAAQAGVDGVLIVDYPPEEATDFAAKLRAKNMDLIFLLAPTSTPERMQQVADIATGYVYYVSLKGVTGSGALDTSAVEAMLPKIREHVKIPVGVGFGIRDAQTAATIAKFSDAVIIGSKIIQLLEDQPHEKIIPLAVDFLRGVRKAMDA, encoded by the coding sequence ATGAGCCGCATTGACGATACATTCGAAAAACTCAAATCCGAGGGCCGCTCGGCCCTGATTCCCTACGTCACCGCCGGCTATCCATTCGCCCAGATCACACCCTCGCTGATGCACGGCATGGTCGAAGGCGGTGCCGATGTGATCGAGCTCGGCGTGCCGTTCTCCGATCCCATGGCCGACGGCCCGGTGATCCAGAAGGCCGGTGACCGCGCCATCGCCAATGGCGTGAACCTCAAGCAGGTACTCGCCCACGTGCGCGAGTTCCGCCAGAAGAACCAGACCACGCCTGTGGTGCTGATGGGCTACGCCAACCCGGTGGAACGCTATGACCAGAGCCACGGCGTCGATGCCTTCGTGAACGACGCGGCGCAAGCTGGCGTCGACGGCGTGCTGATCGTCGACTATCCACCGGAAGAAGCCACCGACTTCGCCGCCAAGCTGCGCGCGAAGAACATGGATCTGATCTTCCTGCTTGCCCCCACCAGCACACCTGAGCGTATGCAGCAGGTTGCGGACATCGCGACCGGTTACGTGTACTACGTGTCGCTCAAGGGCGTGACGGGTTCGGGCGCGCTCGACACCTCGGCTGTTGAAGCGATGCTGCCAAAAATCCGCGAACACGTGAAGATCCCCGTGGGCGTGGGCTTCGGCATCCGCGACGCGCAGACGGCGGCGACGATTGCCAAGTTCTCCGACGCGGTCATCATCGGCAGCAAGATCATCCAGCTGCTCGAAGACCAACCCCACGAAAAGATCATCCCTCTGGCGGTCGATTTCCTGCGCGGCGTGCGCAAGGCAATGGACGCATAA
- the trpB gene encoding tryptophan synthase subunit beta, translating to MSQYQFPDAQGHFGPYGGTFASETLTHAIIELRDAYAKYQNDPEFLREFRYELAHFVGRPSPVYHAARTSEEMGGAQIYLKREDLNHTGAHKINNVIGQAMLAKRMGKPRIIAETGAGQHGVATATICARYGLECVVYMGAEDVKRQSPNVYRMKLLGATVIPVESGSKTLKDALNEAMRDWVANVDNTFYIIGTVAGPHPYPMMVRDFQSVIGTECLTQMPEMLKDQKIAAEHPDAVVACVGGGSNAMGIFYPYIPHEKTRLIGVEAAGEGLDSGKHSASLQRGSSGVLHGNRTFILQDENGQITETHSISAGLDYPGVGPEHAWLQEIKRAQYVGITDKEALEAFHYLCRTEGIIPALESSHAFAYAMKLAKEMRKDQSILVCLSGRGDKDIGTVADLTGGEYYDRPSMRGHTVKGGPAA from the coding sequence ATGTCTCAATACCAATTCCCTGACGCACAGGGCCACTTCGGCCCGTATGGCGGCACCTTCGCCAGCGAAACCCTGACCCACGCCATCATCGAGCTGCGTGACGCCTATGCCAAGTACCAGAACGATCCGGAGTTCCTGCGTGAATTCCGTTACGAGCTGGCGCACTTCGTGGGCCGTCCCTCGCCCGTCTACCACGCTGCACGCACCAGCGAGGAAATGGGCGGCGCGCAGATCTATCTGAAGCGTGAAGACTTGAACCACACCGGTGCGCACAAGATCAACAACGTGATCGGCCAGGCCATGCTCGCCAAGCGCATGGGCAAGCCGCGCATCATTGCCGAGACCGGCGCGGGCCAGCACGGCGTGGCCACGGCCACGATCTGCGCGCGCTACGGCCTCGAATGCGTGGTCTACATGGGCGCCGAAGATGTGAAGCGCCAGAGCCCCAACGTCTACCGCATGAAGCTGTTGGGCGCGACCGTCATCCCGGTCGAGTCGGGCAGCAAGACGCTCAAGGACGCGCTCAATGAGGCCATGCGCGACTGGGTCGCCAATGTCGACAACACCTTCTACATCATCGGCACCGTGGCCGGTCCGCACCCCTATCCGATGATGGTGCGCGACTTCCAGAGCGTGATCGGCACCGAATGCCTCACGCAGATGCCCGAGATGCTCAAGGACCAGAAAATCGCCGCTGAGCACCCCGACGCCGTCGTCGCCTGCGTGGGCGGTGGCAGCAACGCCATGGGTATCTTCTACCCCTACATCCCGCACGAAAAGACGCGCCTGATCGGCGTCGAAGCGGCCGGTGAAGGCCTTGACAGCGGCAAGCATTCAGCTTCGCTGCAACGCGGCTCGTCGGGCGTACTGCATGGCAACCGCACCTTCATCCTGCAAGATGAGAACGGCCAGATCACCGAAACCCACAGCATCAGCGCGGGCCTCGACTACCCCGGCGTCGGCCCCGAGCACGCCTGGTTGCAAGAGATCAAGCGTGCACAGTACGTCGGCATCACCGACAAGGAAGCGCTCGAAGCCTTCCACTACCTGTGCCGCACCGAAGGCATCATTCCCGCGCTCGAATCGAGCCACGCGTTTGCCTACGCGATGAAGCTCGCCAAGGAAATGCGCAAGGACCAGTCTATCCTCGTGTGCCTCTCGGGCCGCGGCGACAAGGACATCGGCACCGTGGCGGACCTGACCGGCGGCGAATACTACGACCGCCCCAGCATGCGCGGCCACACAGTCAAGGGAGGTCCTGCAGCATGA
- a CDS encoding phosphoribosylanthranilate isomerase, translated as MDKHLEDSNPSVSALPAARTRIKICGLTREQDLDAAVAAGADAIGFVLYAKSPRAVTALRAAELARRLPPFVTPVLLFVNAPAEEVIAVADQVPGSMLQFHGDETPEDCWLASGQGHRPYLRAARIPLGSGATSFNLVKYAEDHSQARAILLDAHVDGFGGGGKTFNWSLLPPSVASHLVLSGGLTPANVTDGILQVRPRCLTLAVDVSSGVEADAPGGGTLKGIKDADKIHRFIAAVRAADAATA; from the coding sequence ATGGACAAGCACCTAGAGGACTCGAATCCCTCCGTTTCCGCCCTCCCCGCCGCGCGTACTCGCATCAAAATTTGCGGACTCACGCGTGAGCAGGACCTCGACGCCGCCGTAGCCGCCGGTGCCGATGCCATCGGCTTCGTGCTGTATGCCAAGAGCCCGCGTGCCGTCACGGCCCTGCGCGCCGCCGAGTTGGCGCGCCGCCTGCCGCCGTTCGTCACGCCGGTGTTGCTCTTCGTGAATGCGCCAGCCGAAGAAGTCATCGCCGTGGCGGACCAGGTCCCCGGCTCCATGCTGCAATTTCACGGCGACGAGACGCCAGAGGACTGCTGGCTCGCCAGTGGTCAAGGCCATCGCCCCTATCTGCGCGCGGCCCGAATTCCATTGGGCTCTGGTGCGACTTCGTTCAACCTCGTAAAATACGCGGAAGATCACTCTCAAGCCCGAGCCATCCTCCTTGACGCCCATGTCGACGGATTCGGTGGCGGTGGCAAAACATTCAATTGGTCACTCCTTCCACCAAGCGTAGCCTCTCATCTCGTTTTGTCTGGTGGACTCACGCCTGCAAACGTGACCGATGGCATCTTGCAGGTACGGCCGCGTTGCCTGACGCTGGCCGTTGATGTGAGCTCCGGCGTCGAAGCCGATGCTCCCGGGGGCGGTACGCTCAAGGGCATCAAGGACGCCGACAAGATCCACCGCTTCATCGCCGCCGTACGAGCCGCCGATGCAGCAACTGCTTGA
- the truA gene encoding tRNA pseudouridine(38-40) synthase TruA, protein MRIALGVSYNGQAYSGWQSQLSGNTVQDHLEAALGRFATHEISTLCAGRTDTGVHGVMQVVHFDTELQRAPFSWVRGTNTFLPPDIAVQWAQPVPDEFHSRASAVARRYAYVLLQSPVRPSVETGRVGWVFHPLNGEAMERAASHLLGEHDFTSLRASACQAKSPVKTMQRITISRRGAPPGRIEDERNSLHHFTPCYWRFEFEANAFLHHMIRNIMGCLIAVGRGDKEPEWMIDVLAARSRDAAAPTFSPDGLYFLGPVYAEKWGLPTHAPAYDWLP, encoded by the coding sequence ATGCGGATCGCATTGGGCGTAAGTTACAACGGTCAAGCCTACAGCGGCTGGCAAAGCCAGCTCTCCGGCAACACCGTACAGGATCACCTCGAAGCGGCCTTGGGCCGCTTTGCTACTCATGAGATATCCACTCTCTGTGCGGGTCGCACCGACACGGGAGTCCACGGCGTCATGCAGGTCGTCCATTTCGACACCGAACTGCAGCGCGCGCCGTTTTCCTGGGTGCGCGGCACCAACACCTTCCTGCCACCCGACATTGCCGTGCAATGGGCCCAGCCCGTGCCCGACGAATTTCACTCGCGCGCAAGCGCCGTGGCGCGGCGCTATGCCTATGTGCTACTGCAGTCGCCCGTGCGCCCCAGCGTCGAGACGGGTCGCGTCGGCTGGGTGTTCCACCCGTTGAATGGCGAAGCCATGGAGCGTGCCGCGTCCCACCTGCTCGGCGAGCATGACTTCACCTCATTGCGTGCCTCCGCATGCCAGGCCAAGTCCCCCGTGAAGACCATGCAGCGCATCACCATCTCGCGACGCGGTGCCCCACCGGGCCGCATCGAAGACGAGCGCAACAGCCTGCATCACTTCACGCCCTGTTATTGGCGCTTCGAGTTCGAGGCCAACGCCTTCCTGCACCACATGATCCGCAACATCATGGGCTGCCTGATCGCCGTCGGCCGAGGAGACAAGGAGCCGGAATGGATGATCGACGTTCTGGCTGCCCGCTCGCGAGACGCCGCCGCCCCCACGTTCTCGCCGGACGGTCTGTACTTTCTTGGCCCCGTCTATGCCGAAAAATGGGGATTGCCCACACACGCGCCTGCGTATGATTGGCTTCCCTGA
- a CDS encoding FimV/HubP family polar landmark protein: MHRWKFSVLAAAAIVSTGLFTADVHALALGQIHVRSALGEPLRADIDLPQVSAAEAESLKASTATPDVYRAQGLEYTPSVNDIRVQFQRRPDGTGVLRLSSSKAISDPFVDLVIDATWASGHIVRSYTMLLDPPELRRPAAPQTTAPQISSQESRFSERPESAPIVVPAQRNLPQIQERRAQAPTQRVAPAPAPAAESSGGGEEVRVRSGETAGRIAGAHRPAGVSLDQMLVAMMRANPNAFINGNVNRLRAGTVLQMPTESQAQAVTAGEAKKIIAAQSRDFNEFRRRLATAAPSVEVATPQRAAKGSVQSQVDDQKPATASSDKLTLSKGGVQTAKKDEKLAQDRQSNQNAERMAELSKNISELNKVGAAAGTPAATASKPADLPAVATVPATVPGAGATAAPAVPAASAAAAPATTAASAAAAAAEAASSAASAAVTAASSAVTAASDAVAAASDAASSASAPAPKKRVIVPPPPPPPEPTFFENLTEDPLMLGGLGVALLALLGLGGYKIAQRRKAASLAPSDSSMMDSSLAPDSFFGASGGQRVDTANSGLSTGSSSLAYSPSQLDAGEVDPVAEADVYLAYGRDLQAEEILREAARVNPERTSVHVKLAEIYAKRQDRKALEAQARELFALTQGQGVDWARVAELGRTQDPENAFYQQSVARAAGSAGVAAAVAASSKSEHLDLDAPSTLPVQFHSSAPAPVAVAALDDLDLDLNLGTSASNAAPQNHQWTPPIAPSPAETAAAPKLPDFELPSLSLDTPTAPAVFTPPSAPAAASNGLDFQLDDLSFNKPAASAAAAAAEAAHYVETTARQPLEFDLGGISLDLNSATSAQHPTTAPAPMASLSGAAMPDDPLNTKLALAEEFNAIGDSEGARTLVEEVIAEASGELKQRAQQLLSKLG; this comes from the coding sequence ATGCATCGCTGGAAATTTTCTGTTTTGGCGGCTGCTGCCATCGTATCCACCGGCCTGTTCACAGCCGATGTTCACGCTTTGGCGCTGGGCCAGATCCATGTGCGATCCGCTCTGGGGGAGCCATTGCGAGCGGATATCGACCTGCCTCAGGTCTCTGCGGCAGAAGCCGAGTCGTTGAAGGCCTCCACGGCCACGCCCGACGTCTATCGAGCTCAGGGACTCGAATACACGCCGTCCGTCAACGACATCCGCGTGCAGTTTCAACGTCGCCCGGATGGCACAGGCGTGCTCCGCTTGAGCAGTTCCAAGGCGATCAGCGATCCCTTTGTGGATCTGGTGATCGATGCCACGTGGGCATCGGGCCACATCGTGCGCAGTTACACCATGTTGTTGGATCCGCCGGAGCTGCGCCGCCCTGCCGCACCGCAAACCACTGCTCCGCAGATCAGCTCGCAGGAATCCCGCTTCTCCGAGCGTCCCGAATCCGCTCCCATCGTGGTCCCCGCACAGCGCAACCTGCCACAGATCCAGGAACGCCGCGCTCAGGCACCTACGCAACGTGTTGCTCCGGCACCGGCACCAGCCGCCGAATCGTCAGGTGGCGGTGAAGAGGTGCGCGTGCGCAGCGGTGAAACCGCCGGCCGCATCGCCGGTGCCCATCGCCCTGCAGGCGTGTCGCTTGACCAGATGCTGGTCGCCATGATGCGCGCCAACCCGAACGCTTTCATCAACGGCAACGTGAACCGTCTGCGCGCGGGCACCGTGCTGCAGATGCCGACCGAGTCGCAGGCCCAGGCCGTGACTGCGGGCGAAGCCAAGAAGATCATCGCTGCCCAGAGCCGCGACTTCAACGAATTCCGTCGCCGTCTTGCGACTGCCGCGCCTTCTGTCGAAGTGGCAACACCGCAGCGCGCGGCCAAGGGTTCGGTGCAGTCCCAGGTCGACGATCAGAAGCCTGCCACGGCCTCGTCCGACAAGCTCACACTCTCCAAGGGTGGCGTGCAGACTGCGAAGAAGGACGAGAAGCTCGCCCAGGATCGCCAGTCGAACCAGAATGCCGAGCGCATGGCCGAGCTGTCCAAGAACATCTCGGAGTTGAACAAGGTTGGTGCCGCCGCAGGCACGCCTGCAGCCACCGCCAGCAAGCCCGCCGATCTGCCCGCAGTGGCCACCGTGCCTGCAACAGTTCCCGGTGCGGGCGCTACAGCGGCCCCCGCCGTGCCTGCTGCATCCGCAGCCGCAGCGCCAGCAACCACGGCTGCCAGCGCAGCGGCTGCAGCTGCCGAGGCCGCCTCTTCGGCAGCCTCCGCTGCGGTCACCGCTGCCAGCTCCGCAGTCACTGCGGCCAGCGACGCCGTCGCAGCCGCCTCCGACGCGGCTTCGTCAGCCTCGGCACCTGCGCCCAAGAAGCGCGTCATCGTGCCGCCACCACCTCCTCCGCCAGAGCCCACTTTCTTCGAGAACCTCACCGAAGACCCGCTCATGCTCGGCGGCCTCGGCGTCGCTCTGCTCGCCCTGCTGGGTCTGGGAGGCTACAAGATCGCACAACGCCGCAAGGCCGCGTCGCTCGCCCCGTCCGACAGCTCGATGATGGACAGCAGCCTCGCGCCCGACTCGTTCTTCGGCGCAAGCGGTGGTCAGCGTGTGGACACCGCCAACAGCGGCCTGTCCACCGGCTCATCCTCGCTCGCCTATTCACCCAGCCAGCTGGATGCGGGTGAAGTCGATCCCGTCGCCGAAGCCGACGTGTACCTCGCCTACGGCCGCGATCTGCAGGCCGAGGAAATCCTTCGCGAAGCCGCTCGTGTCAATCCCGAGCGCACTTCCGTGCATGTGAAGCTGGCCGAAATCTACGCCAAGCGCCAAGACCGCAAGGCGCTGGAAGCACAGGCCCGCGAACTGTTTGCCCTGACCCAAGGTCAGGGCGTGGACTGGGCGCGCGTGGCCGAACTTGGCCGAACACAGGACCCGGAAAACGCGTTCTATCAGCAATCCGTCGCTCGCGCCGCTGGTTCTGCCGGTGTTGCAGCAGCCGTTGCTGCGTCTTCGAAGTCCGAGCATCTGGACTTGGACGCACCTAGCACGCTGCCAGTGCAATTCCATTCGTCCGCCCCGGCACCTGTCGCGGTCGCTGCACTGGATGATCTGGACCTCGACCTGAATCTCGGCACGTCCGCCTCGAACGCTGCCCCGCAGAACCACCAGTGGACTCCGCCTATTGCGCCTTCGCCAGCAGAGACGGCTGCAGCACCCAAGCTACCCGACTTCGAGCTGCCATCGCTGTCTCTGGATACACCAACGGCACCGGCTGTCTTTACACCTCCATCAGCCCCAGCTGCGGCATCGAATGGTCTGGACTTCCAACTGGATGACCTGTCGTTCAACAAGCCCGCTGCCAGCGCTGCTGCAGCCGCTGCGGAAGCTGCCCACTACGTCGAAACCACGGCTCGTCAGCCGCTGGAATTCGATCTGGGCGGCATCTCGCTCGACCTGAACAGCGCCACCAGCGCCCAGCACCCGACGACCGCACCAGCACCGATGGCCTCGCTGTCCGGAGCCGCGATGCCGGATGATCCGCTGAACACCAAGCTGGCGCTGGCCGAAGAGTTCAACGCCATCGGCGACAGCGAAGGTGCCCGCACCCTTGTCGAAGAAGTGATCGCCGAAGCCTCTGGCGAGCTGAAGCAGCGCGCTCAGCAACTGCTCTCCAAGCTGGGTTGA
- the asd gene encoding aspartate-semialdehyde dehydrogenase — MSKLVGLVGWRGMVGSVLMDRMQQENDFDLIEPLFFSTSNAGGKAPAMAKNETTLQDAFNIDALKRCDIIITAQGGDYTTEVFPKLRAAGWNGHWIDAASTLRMKDDAVIILDPVNMPVIKNALAKGGNNWVGGNCTVSCMLMGVGALYKAGLVEWMSTQTYQAASGGGAQHMRELLTQYGTLNAEVKALLDDPKSAILEIDRMVVAKQRNLSAQETSNFLVPLGGSLIPWIDKDLGNGMSKEEWKGMAETNKIMGLGEGFGTPAIPVDGFCVRVGAMRCHSQALTFKLKKDVPVADIEAMIAADNEWVKVVPNNKEATIKDLTPVAVTGTMTIPVGRIRKLAMGPEYVGAFTIGDQLLWGAAEPLRRMLRILLDA, encoded by the coding sequence ATGAGCAAGTTGGTAGGTTTGGTCGGCTGGCGTGGCATGGTCGGCTCGGTTCTCATGGACCGCATGCAACAGGAAAATGACTTCGATCTGATCGAGCCCCTGTTCTTCTCCACATCCAACGCCGGCGGCAAGGCTCCGGCGATGGCCAAGAACGAAACCACGCTGCAGGACGCGTTCAACATCGACGCCCTCAAGCGCTGCGACATCATCATCACCGCCCAAGGCGGTGACTACACCACCGAGGTTTTCCCCAAGCTGCGCGCCGCAGGCTGGAATGGCCACTGGATCGACGCCGCCTCCACCCTTCGCATGAAGGATGACGCAGTCATCATTCTCGATCCGGTGAACATGCCCGTGATCAAGAACGCCCTCGCCAAGGGTGGAAACAACTGGGTGGGCGGCAACTGCACTGTCTCCTGCATGCTGATGGGGGTGGGCGCACTCTACAAGGCCGGTCTGGTCGAGTGGATGAGCACACAAACGTATCAAGCCGCATCCGGCGGCGGTGCCCAGCACATGCGTGAGCTGCTCACGCAGTACGGCACGCTGAACGCCGAAGTGAAGGCCCTGCTCGACGATCCCAAGAGCGCAATCCTTGAGATCGACCGCATGGTGGTGGCGAAGCAACGCAATCTGTCGGCCCAAGAAACGTCCAACTTCCTGGTGCCACTGGGCGGCAGTCTGATTCCCTGGATCGACAAGGATCTGGGCAACGGCATGTCCAAGGAAGAATGGAAGGGCATGGCCGAAACCAACAAGATCATGGGTCTGGGCGAAGGCTTCGGCACGCCGGCGATCCCGGTCGATGGTTTCTGCGTGCGCGTGGGCGCGATGCGTTGCCACAGCCAGGCACTGACCTTCAAGCTCAAGAAGGATGTGCCCGTCGCCGACATCGAGGCCATGATCGCTGCCGACAACGAGTGGGTGAAGGTGGTTCCGAACAACAAGGAAGCCACGATCAAGGATCTGACCCCTGTGGCCGTAACCGGCACCATGACCATCCCTGTAGGCCGCATCCGCAAGCTCGCCATGGGCCCCGAGTACGTCGGTGCATTCACCATCGGTGACCAATTGCTGTGGGGCGCTGCCGAGCCACTGCGCCGCATGCTGCGCATCCTGCTCGACGCGTAA
- a CDS encoding YegP family protein, giving the protein MAGWFELSKSSDGQFRFVLKAGNAETILTSELYKTKASAENGIASVQTNAGLEERYERKEATNGKSFFNLKAANHQVIGSSQMYATAKSRDEGIASVKVNGASKTVKDNS; this is encoded by the coding sequence ATGGCAGGTTGGTTTGAACTCAGCAAGAGCAGTGACGGGCAGTTCCGCTTCGTCCTCAAGGCGGGCAACGCGGAGACCATTCTCACGAGCGAACTCTACAAGACCAAGGCCTCGGCCGAAAACGGCATCGCGTCCGTGCAGACCAATGCAGGGCTCGAGGAGCGCTATGAGCGCAAGGAAGCCACAAACGGCAAGTCCTTCTTCAACCTGAAGGCGGCGAACCACCAAGTCATCGGCAGCAGCCAGATGTATGCCACGGCCAAGTCGCGAGATGAAGGCATCGCATCCGTAAAGGTCAACGGGGCGAGCAAGACGGTCAAAGACAACAGCTGA